A single Henriciella sp. AS95 DNA region contains:
- a CDS encoding NADH-quinone oxidoreductase subunit M, which translates to MGNFPILTAVTFLPLAGAVLIMLVRAMTGGQDNDAGGGEKSLIAGLIFSVATFLASLVMLASFDMSASGYQLVENVNWFANVQYKMGVDGMSLLLILLTTLLTPISLIASIGSVKTRLTEYTIAFLVLETFMIGVFCALDIVVFYVFFEAGLIPMFIIIGVWGGVDRIYASFKFFLYTLLGSLFMLAAVVFMYLQAGTSDIEELANYAFAPEVQIWLWLAFFASFAVKLPMWPVHTWLPDAHVQAPTAGSVILAGVLLKMGGYGFIRFSLPMFPDASEFFQPMMFALSVIAIVYASLVAWRQTDMKKLIAYSSVAHMGFVTLGIFSFTEVGMQGAIFQMISHGLVSGALFLIVGVVYDRMHTREIAAYGGLVHKMPIYAAIFMLFSMANVGLPGTSGFVGEILTMTGAFLASSWAAAGAALGVIFSAVYMLTLYRRTVFGQITNPALESIKDVSTKELICLVPLAIGTILLGVAPNLIFTITRETSLRALQMITGG; encoded by the coding sequence ATGGGCAATTTCCCGATTCTGACCGCGGTAACATTCCTGCCGCTTGCTGGTGCTGTGCTGATCATGCTCGTGCGCGCCATGACGGGTGGCCAGGACAATGACGCTGGCGGCGGCGAGAAGTCGCTTATCGCGGGCCTGATCTTCTCGGTCGCGACATTCCTCGCATCGCTTGTCATGCTTGCCAGTTTCGACATGTCCGCAAGTGGCTATCAGCTTGTAGAGAACGTGAACTGGTTCGCCAATGTGCAGTACAAGATGGGCGTCGACGGCATGTCACTGCTCCTCATCTTGCTGACGACACTACTGACCCCGATCAGCCTCATTGCGTCGATTGGCTCAGTTAAAACGAGGCTCACCGAATACACGATCGCCTTCCTGGTGCTTGAGACATTCATGATTGGCGTGTTCTGCGCGCTCGATATCGTCGTGTTCTATGTTTTCTTCGAAGCAGGCCTCATTCCGATGTTCATCATCATCGGCGTCTGGGGCGGCGTTGATCGGATCTACGCCTCTTTCAAATTCTTCCTCTACACGCTGCTCGGGTCGCTCTTCATGCTAGCGGCTGTGGTGTTCATGTATCTCCAGGCTGGCACGTCTGACATTGAAGAACTGGCGAATTATGCTTTCGCGCCGGAGGTGCAGATCTGGCTCTGGCTGGCCTTCTTTGCGTCCTTTGCGGTGAAGCTGCCGATGTGGCCGGTCCACACCTGGCTGCCGGATGCACACGTTCAGGCGCCGACTGCAGGCTCCGTCATTCTGGCCGGTGTGCTGCTGAAGATGGGCGGGTACGGCTTTATTCGCTTCTCACTGCCAATGTTCCCGGACGCCAGTGAATTCTTCCAGCCAATGATGTTTGCGCTGTCCGTGATCGCGATCGTGTACGCGTCTCTCGTCGCCTGGCGTCAGACCGATATGAAGAAGCTGATCGCGTATTCATCGGTCGCGCATATGGGCTTTGTGACACTGGGGATCTTCTCCTTCACGGAAGTCGGCATGCAGGGCGCAATTTTCCAGATGATCTCGCACGGCCTGGTCTCTGGCGCGCTCTTCCTTATCGTCGGCGTCGTCTATGACAGGATGCACACACGGGAGATCGCCGCTTATGGTGGCCTCGTGCACAAGATGCCGATTTATGCGGCCATCTTCATGCTGTTCTCCATGGCCAATGTCGGTCTGCCCGGTACCAGCGGCTTCGTTGGTGAAATTCTGACGATGACTGGCGCCTTCCTGGCCTCCAGCTGGGCGGCGGCGGGCGCAGCGCTCGGTGTGATCTTCTCAGCCGTTTACATGCTGACGCTTTACCGGCGGACGGTATTCGGTCAGATCACCAACCCGGCTCTGGAATCCATCAAGGACGTCAGCACCAAGGAACTGATCTGCCTCGTCCCGTTGGCGATTGGTACGATCCTGCTTGGTGTGGCTCCAAATCTCATTTTCACGATCACGCGCGAAACGAGCCTTCGCGCGCTTCAGATGATCACCGGAGGTTAG